A part of Mucilaginibacter defluvii genomic DNA contains:
- a CDS encoding tetratricopeptide repeat protein: MNSLSALLTLLDNADRKLFKAFLQQKNKRNDVKNLRLLNLIETDDISNANKLYKSAKNKDAYHALRKRLQDSLLLFLSRKTFERNQSGAYEALRLLVVGRFLLENDMPAIAFKSLEKAERLATSLEQFNMLNELLLLKLQYAHVPGAEDLDVLTKRFMQNQSAMQCEAKLNMAYAFLRQELQQIHLKWKVVNLSSLMVSVIRKYKISRQDLMTFKSIYQILFIANEYAAIQQNYRLIARYIAQTDQFIQKLKVEKHSYLFYHIGILYFMANFYLRIGDFSKSIAYLDKMTVVMKTDERHHAQYYLRHQLLVALNCFFAGDAPEAIRVLQQSLSVKKQASKPEDVEDLRICLAMVLAMCNNRDSVKQLTLLAHTDAWYEKHMGMLWTIRKTLMEILIQAQFSNIDQAMSRISSFRRRYKKYLLKTGEGKVLLFLKLVEQHLLKPDVIFDMRYRTKVQSLLSGPESNDIFTRSFIAWLVACWEKKTPHEIVLQLLKNMGAASI; the protein is encoded by the coding sequence ATGAATTCACTTTCGGCTCTGCTTACTCTACTTGACAATGCCGATAGGAAGTTATTTAAAGCTTTTTTGCAACAAAAAAACAAACGTAACGATGTTAAAAATCTGCGCTTGCTGAATTTGATAGAAACTGACGATATAAGTAACGCAAATAAGCTTTATAAATCAGCGAAAAATAAGGATGCCTACCATGCTTTGCGTAAAAGGCTGCAGGATAGCCTGCTGTTATTTCTATCCCGCAAAACATTTGAGCGTAACCAGTCAGGCGCTTATGAGGCGCTGCGGCTGCTTGTTGTAGGGCGCTTTTTGTTAGAGAATGATATGCCGGCGATAGCCTTTAAAAGTTTGGAAAAAGCGGAACGCCTGGCTACTAGCCTGGAACAATTTAATATGCTCAATGAATTGTTGCTGCTTAAGTTGCAGTACGCGCATGTGCCGGGTGCCGAGGATCTGGATGTTTTAACCAAGCGGTTTATGCAAAACCAGTCGGCCATGCAGTGCGAGGCCAAATTGAACATGGCTTACGCCTTTTTAAGGCAGGAGTTGCAACAGATACATCTGAAATGGAAGGTGGTTAACTTGTCGTCCCTGATGGTTTCGGTCATCCGGAAATATAAAATCTCACGGCAGGATTTGATGACCTTCAAATCCATCTATCAAATCCTTTTTATCGCTAATGAATACGCCGCTATACAACAGAATTACCGGCTGATAGCGCGTTATATTGCGCAAACTGATCAGTTTATTCAAAAGCTAAAAGTTGAAAAGCATTCATATCTGTTTTATCATATCGGTATACTGTATTTTATGGCCAATTTCTATCTGCGAATAGGCGACTTTTCAAAAAGCATAGCTTACCTCGATAAAATGACGGTAGTGATGAAAACGGACGAGCGTCACCACGCGCAATATTATTTACGCCATCAGTTGCTTGTCGCGCTCAATTGTTTTTTTGCAGGCGATGCCCCTGAAGCGATACGGGTTTTACAGCAGTCATTATCCGTTAAAAAGCAAGCATCTAAGCCTGAGGATGTAGAAGATTTGCGTATTTGCCTGGCTATGGTGCTGGCCATGTGCAATAATCGCGACAGCGTAAAGCAGTTGACACTGCTAGCCCATACCGATGCCTGGTACGAAAAGCACATGGGTATGCTATGGACGATCCGCAAAACGCTGATGGAAATTTTAATACAGGCACAATTCTCAAACATTGACCAGGCTATGTCAAGGATAAGCAGTTTCAGGCGGAGGTATAAAAAGTACTTGCTTAAAACGGGGGAAGGTAAGGTGCTGCTGTTTTTAAAACTGGTTGAGCAGCATTTATTAAAGCCTGATGTAATATTTGATATGAGGTACCGAACAAAAGTGCAAAGCCTGCTTAGCGGGCCTGAAAGTAACGACATTTTCACGCGCAGCTTTATTGCCTGGCTGGTAGCATGTTGGGAGAAGAAAACACCTCACGAAATAGTGTTGCAATTGTTAAAGAATATGGGTGCCGCATCGATTTAA
- a CDS encoding carbohydrate porin, which yields MHKLRHYGTELIAGLYYKLNAYQHEFYISPDYQFVMNPAYNKDRGPVNVFAIKAHAEF from the coding sequence TTGCATAAACTACGACATTATGGTACCGAACTGATTGCCGGGCTTTACTATAAACTGAACGCTTATCAGCATGAATTTTATATAAGCCCCGATTACCAGTTTGTGATGAATCCGGCTTATAATAAGGACCGGGGGCCGGTAAACGTATTCGCCATAAAGGCACATGCCGAGTTTTAA
- a CDS encoding MbnP family protein, translated as MKKILFLLAGVALFTSCSKNNTDVEPDFNESNLATLSVEFDNIVGDRTLTLNTTASPYTNAAGEKFTLSKVQYFISNIKVSKADGTAYTVNQDSSYFLINAANKETRFAEVKVPEGDYTKISFIVGVDSLRSTMDVSKRTGVLDPSGSMEDGMYWSWNSGYIFFKMEGNSEVVSNNANGDPTGKKQFKYHIGGFGGYSAPSINNIKTVTIDLTTAGIARVRKGRESNIHMFVDLLKVFNGTNSFSIAAHPSVMFGDFSGKIAGNFAGMFRHDHTEN; from the coding sequence ATGAAAAAAATATTATTCCTGTTGGCCGGTGTGGCCCTGTTTACCTCTTGCAGTAAAAACAATACTGATGTTGAACCTGACTTTAACGAATCAAACCTGGCTACGCTCTCCGTAGAGTTTGATAATATAGTAGGCGACCGCACCCTCACGCTAAACACCACCGCGAGCCCATACACTAACGCCGCCGGCGAAAAGTTCACCCTTTCAAAAGTTCAGTACTTCATCAGCAATATTAAAGTAAGCAAGGCTGATGGCACCGCTTATACCGTAAATCAGGACAGCAGCTATTTTTTAATAAACGCTGCTAATAAGGAAACCCGCTTTGCCGAAGTGAAGGTACCCGAGGGCGATTACACCAAAATTAGCTTTATCGTAGGTGTTGACAGTTTGCGCAGTACTATGGATGTGAGCAAGCGTACCGGTGTGCTTGATCCGTCGGGCAGTATGGAAGATGGTATGTACTGGAGCTGGAATTCAGGCTATATCTTCTTTAAAATGGAAGGTAATTCAGAAGTTGTATCAAACAACGCCAATGGCGATCCGACCGGTAAAAAGCAGTTCAAGTATCATATAGGTGGTTTCGGTGGATATTCAGCGCCTTCCATTAACAATATTAAAACTGTTACGATTGACCTTACAACCGCCGGTATTGCCCGCGTACGTAAAGGCCGCGAAAGTAATATCCACATGTTTGTTGATCTGCTTAAAGTGTTTAACGGTACCAACAGCTTCAGTATAGCTGCGCATCCCAGCGTTATGTTTGGCGATTTCAGCGGTAAGATAGCCGGTAACTTTGCCGGAATGTTCCGTCATGATCACACCGAAAATTAA
- a CDS encoding cytochrome-c peroxidase → MKKRALWIVLLCFGVMLYACKKESEKQDKVNAFSGFKKPENFPDPQYKLANNPVTEAGFLLGRSLFYEPRLSRNNTISCGSCHIQSSAFTQHGHDVSHGIEDRLGTRNSPPIMNLAWNKAFMWGGGIYDLDLQPIAPITAHEEMDESVENVMVKLRQVSKYPGMFKAAFGSEEITTAKFMKALSQFMLMCVSADSKYDKAMRKEAGASFTADEQAGYELFKAKCATCHTEPLFTDGSFRNNGLGPSPIDDQGLYTATLQATDRYKFKVPSLRNVSYTAPYMHDGRLLSLNAVFEHYNSEVQATPNLDPLLQQSSGIKGISLSADERSKLTSFLKTLDDPGFITRKDLAEQ, encoded by the coding sequence ATGAAAAAAAGAGCATTATGGATAGTGCTGTTGTGTTTCGGGGTGATGCTTTATGCCTGTAAAAAGGAAAGTGAAAAACAAGACAAGGTAAATGCATTCTCCGGTTTTAAAAAGCCGGAGAATTTTCCCGATCCGCAGTACAAACTGGCCAATAACCCGGTCACCGAAGCCGGCTTTTTGCTGGGCCGCAGTTTGTTTTATGAGCCAAGGTTGTCGCGTAACAATACCATTTCCTGCGGGTCATGTCATATTCAATCATCAGCATTTACCCAGCACGGGCACGATGTAAGCCACGGCATTGAGGATAGGTTAGGCACCCGCAATTCGCCACCCATCATGAACTTGGCCTGGAATAAAGCCTTTATGTGGGGCGGTGGTATTTATGACCTGGACCTGCAGCCCATAGCGCCCATTACCGCGCATGAGGAAATGGACGAAAGCGTGGAAAATGTTATGGTGAAGCTGAGGCAGGTAAGTAAGTACCCCGGTATGTTTAAAGCGGCGTTCGGTAGCGAGGAGATCACTACAGCAAAGTTTATGAAAGCCTTATCACAATTTATGCTGATGTGCGTAAGCGCGGATTCAAAGTATGATAAGGCGATGCGTAAAGAAGCAGGCGCAAGCTTTACGGCAGATGAACAGGCGGGTTACGAACTCTTTAAGGCCAAATGCGCAACCTGCCATACCGAGCCTTTATTTACCGATGGCTCATTCCGCAATAACGGCCTTGGCCCAAGCCCAATTGACGACCAGGGTTTATACACCGCTACACTGCAGGCCACAGACCGGTATAAGTTTAAAGTGCCGAGCCTGCGCAACGTGAGCTATACGGCGCCTTACATGCACGATGGGCGTTTGCTTTCGCTCAACGCTGTATTTGAGCATTACAATAGCGAGGTGCAGGCCACCCCAAACCTTGATCCGTTGTTGCAGCAAAGCAGCGGCATAAAGGGCATAAGCCTGTCGGCAGATGAGCGGAGCAAACTTACCTCTTTCCTGAAAACGCTTGATGATCCGGGTTTTATAACCCGGAAGGATCTGGCTGAGCAATAA
- a CDS encoding transporter has product MKKYLIILLLALLSYPVIACDICGCGVGSYYLGILPEYNKRFIGLRYQHKTLVTHLGPFGERTPLTSDETYQTMELWGGWNIGKKFRVLAFVPYNFNERTAQTGDGYKDGLGDVAVMGYYNLLSKRGMVGEQLIVHSLWVGAGIKAPTGKYEPAERKLSSESPNNFQLGTASADFTLNAAYDVRLMDLGLNINANYKINTANKYDYRYGNKLTTNALLYYKFRFFKKLTVAPNAGVLYETSQQDVEDKKYTVDVSGGHVLSLVGGLEANYGRFSAGANYQDVASQQLANNRVSAGNRLMVHLSVAF; this is encoded by the coding sequence ATGAAAAAATACTTAATTATATTACTGTTAGCATTGTTAAGCTACCCTGTAATAGCCTGCGATATATGCGGCTGTGGCGTTGGAAGTTATTATTTAGGAATATTGCCTGAATATAATAAGCGCTTTATTGGCCTGCGTTACCAGCATAAAACCCTGGTAACACACCTCGGGCCTTTTGGCGAGCGTACGCCGCTAACGTCTGACGAAACTTACCAGACCATGGAGCTTTGGGGCGGTTGGAACATCGGTAAAAAATTCAGGGTACTGGCATTTGTGCCTTACAACTTTAACGAGCGCACGGCACAAACCGGCGATGGTTATAAGGACGGTTTAGGCGATGTTGCTGTAATGGGCTATTACAACCTGCTGAGTAAACGCGGTATGGTTGGCGAGCAGTTAATTGTGCACTCGTTATGGGTAGGAGCGGGTATAAAAGCTCCAACTGGCAAGTACGAACCCGCGGAGCGCAAGCTAAGCAGCGAATCGCCTAATAATTTTCAGTTAGGTACTGCAAGTGCCGATTTTACATTGAATGCAGCTTATGATGTTCGCCTGATGGATCTCGGCCTGAACATTAATGCCAATTACAAGATCAATACCGCGAACAAGTATGATTACCGTTACGGCAATAAGCTAACTACCAATGCATTGCTGTACTATAAGTTTCGTTTTTTTAAAAAACTTACGGTGGCGCCAAACGCGGGTGTGCTGTACGAAACATCGCAACAGGATGTAGAGGACAAGAAGTACACCGTTGATGTGTCCGGCGGGCACGTACTATCATTGGTAGGGGGGCTGGAAGCTAATTACGGCCGTTTTTCTGCCGGGGCCAATTACCAGGATGTGGCCTCGCAACAGTTGGCCAATAACCGGGTAAGTGCAGGCAACAGGTTAATGGTACACTTATCGGTAGCTTTTTAA
- a CDS encoding aldo/keto reductase — protein MKNIEKITLGNNGPQVSKLGLGCMRMSSVWGGPTNDESESIATIHAALDDGINFLNTGDFYGAGHNELLVGKAVKDRRDDAFISVKFGAIFHNGQWLGLDLRPIAIKNFINYSLTRLGVETIDLYQPSRMDNSVPVEDIIGTVADLIKEGKVRYLGVSEITVEQLRKANSVYPVSALEIGYSLADRQIEADLLPAAAELGITVVAFANTAEGLLTGDLKAPLADNDYRNHFSRFQGDNLQKNLAKVDVLKQIAEQKSLTPTQLAIAWVNALGNNIMPLVSMSRRSRLPENIEAMQVEFTGEEMNLLNTEFAPGAILGGTYLQR, from the coding sequence ATGAAAAACATCGAAAAAATAACACTTGGAAACAATGGCCCTCAGGTATCAAAACTTGGTTTGGGCTGTATGCGCATGTCATCCGTATGGGGCGGCCCTACAAATGACGAAAGCGAAAGCATTGCCACCATACATGCGGCGCTTGATGATGGAATAAATTTTTTAAACACCGGCGATTTTTATGGTGCCGGGCATAACGAGTTGCTGGTTGGTAAAGCCGTGAAGGACCGCCGTGACGACGCCTTCATCAGCGTTAAATTTGGTGCCATTTTTCATAACGGACAATGGCTGGGTTTGGATCTGCGTCCTATCGCCATCAAAAACTTCATCAACTATTCGCTAACTAGGCTTGGTGTTGAAACGATTGATTTGTATCAGCCCAGCCGGATGGACAACAGCGTACCGGTTGAAGATATTATTGGTACCGTGGCTGATCTGATTAAGGAAGGTAAAGTACGTTACCTGGGCGTTTCTGAAATTACAGTTGAACAATTGCGCAAAGCAAACAGCGTGTACCCGGTAAGTGCGCTTGAAATAGGCTATTCACTGGCCGACCGCCAGATCGAGGCCGACCTGCTGCCCGCCGCTGCCGAGTTGGGCATAACCGTGGTAGCGTTTGCCAACACTGCCGAAGGCTTACTTACCGGCGACCTTAAAGCCCCGCTCGCTGATAACGATTACCGTAATCATTTTTCACGCTTTCAGGGCGATAACCTGCAAAAAAATCTGGCTAAGGTTGACGTGTTAAAGCAAATTGCCGAACAAAAATCACTTACGCCTACGCAACTGGCCATAGCGTGGGTTAATGCGCTGGGGAATAATATTATGCCATTGGTAAGCATGAGCCGCCGCTCGCGCCTGCCTGAAAATATAGAAGCCATGCAAGTGGAATTTACCGGCGAGGAAATGAACCTGTTGAATACCGAATTTGCACCCGGCGCAATACTGGGCGGTACCTACCTGCAGCGATAA
- a CDS encoding AraC family transcriptional regulator, with amino-acid sequence MLNPTVLIPGVIFFSYYADIRKDKVCFLEHTTLVMQISGQFNMVTTGQSISMGKGEMLLIRKNQLAELTKTPINGESYQTVIICLNENLLRQIALEEGIETTERYTGKPNILIPPNEFLQAFFQSILPYVHHPDEKITNAVGMLKVKEAVLLLLHTMPELRTLLFDFSEPYKIDLEKFMLNNFHYNIPVEKFAALTGRSLAGFKRDFQKIFGTSPRQWLQEMRLTTALSLIENKHKKPSAIYLDLGFESLSHFSHSFKKRFGKTPNSV; translated from the coding sequence ATGTTAAACCCAACGGTGCTTATTCCGGGAGTGATCTTTTTTTCGTACTACGCTGATATACGTAAAGATAAGGTGTGCTTTTTGGAGCACACTACCCTTGTGATGCAGATATCCGGGCAGTTTAATATGGTAACTACCGGCCAAAGTATATCAATGGGCAAGGGAGAGATGCTGCTGATCCGTAAAAATCAGTTGGCTGAGCTAACCAAAACCCCTATTAATGGCGAAAGCTATCAAACGGTAATCATCTGCCTGAACGAAAACCTGCTCAGGCAGATCGCTTTGGAAGAAGGGATTGAAACCACTGAAAGATATACGGGTAAACCTAATATCCTCATTCCGCCGAACGAGTTTTTACAGGCCTTTTTTCAGTCGATATTGCCCTACGTACACCATCCCGACGAAAAGATAACTAACGCTGTTGGTATGCTTAAGGTTAAAGAAGCGGTTTTATTACTGCTGCACACGATGCCTGAGCTCAGAACCTTACTGTTCGATTTTTCGGAACCTTATAAAATAGACCTGGAAAAATTCATGCTCAACAATTTTCACTACAACATACCGGTTGAGAAATTTGCGGCATTAACCGGCAGGAGCCTGGCGGGTTTTAAACGCGATTTTCAGAAGATATTTGGTACATCGCCAAGGCAATGGCTGCAGGAAATGCGGTTGACAACAGCATTGAGTCTCATCGAAAATAAACATAAAAAGCCGTCGGCCATTTACCTCGACCTGGGCTTTGAGAGCCTTTCGCACTTTTCGCACTCGTTTAAAAAGCGCTTTGGTAAAACGCCTAACAGTGTTTAA
- a CDS encoding glycosyltransferase family 9 protein, giving the protein MNWSGCKNILCIRPDNMGDLLMSGPAIRALKHTFNARITVLTSSMAAVITPFMPEIDEVLIFDVPWVKSSVEAGPNNFAQTVELLKARQFDAAVIFTVFSQNPLPSAMLAYLAGIPKVLAYCRENPYQLINCWVPEKEPYQFIKHQVQRDLDLVASVGAHTTDSQLQLKIDQTLWESITQMLNQELDTDTNKPWMILHPGVSEKKREYPPLQWALTGKELVKKGYQLLITGSASERRLTDELASAIGHGAVAAGGKFSLQEFICLIAHSPLLLSVNTGTIHIAAATQTPVVVLYAQTNPQHTPWQVPHIVLPFSIPDNLKSNNQVIVHLDNTVYNKSDPMPLPEEILNAVEALMGN; this is encoded by the coding sequence ATGAATTGGAGCGGCTGTAAAAATATTCTGTGCATTCGCCCTGATAATATGGGCGATTTGCTGATGAGCGGTCCGGCCATAAGAGCGTTGAAGCATACGTTTAACGCACGAATCACCGTGCTTACATCGAGTATGGCGGCAGTTATAACACCGTTTATGCCTGAGATTGATGAGGTATTAATATTTGACGTTCCCTGGGTGAAGTCATCCGTTGAAGCAGGACCTAATAATTTTGCGCAAACTGTAGAATTACTTAAAGCCCGGCAGTTTGATGCGGCGGTGATATTTACGGTGTTTAGTCAAAACCCGCTACCTTCGGCAATGCTCGCTTATTTGGCAGGTATACCTAAGGTGTTGGCTTATTGCCGCGAAAACCCTTACCAGCTTATTAATTGTTGGGTGCCCGAGAAAGAGCCTTATCAATTTATCAAACACCAGGTTCAACGCGATCTGGATCTGGTAGCATCAGTAGGTGCACACACCACCGATAGTCAATTACAGCTCAAAATTGACCAAACACTCTGGGAAAGCATCACCCAAATGCTTAACCAGGAATTAGATACCGACACTAACAAACCCTGGATGATACTGCACCCGGGAGTCAGCGAAAAAAAACGTGAATATCCCCCCCTTCAATGGGCGCTTACAGGTAAAGAACTGGTTAAAAAAGGTTATCAGCTATTAATAACAGGCTCCGCCTCTGAGCGGCGCTTAACTGATGAATTGGCTTCAGCAATCGGGCACGGAGCAGTTGCTGCTGGGGGCAAGTTTTCCTTGCAGGAGTTTATATGTCTTATAGCGCACTCGCCTTTACTGCTGTCGGTTAATACCGGCACTATCCATATCGCGGCAGCTACCCAAACTCCTGTAGTAGTTTTATATGCCCAAACAAACCCGCAACATACACCCTGGCAGGTGCCACATATTGTGCTACCTTTCAGCATACCTGATAATTTAAAGAGCAATAACCAGGTAATTGTACATCTTGATAATACCGTTTACAACAAAAGTGATCCGATGCCTCTTCCGGAGGAGATTTTGAACGCGGTAGAAGCTTTGATGGGTAATTGA
- a CDS encoding HAD family hydrolase has product MNKAVFLDKDGTLIPDIPYNVDPQLITLQADGVAGLKKLQDAGYLLIIISNQSGVARGLFEEDKLKAVENRLTELLAAHLISLNGFYYCPHHPDGTSSGYNLDCDCRKPAPGMLLAAAIDHNIDIKQSWMIGDILNDVEAGKRAGCQAILIDNGNETEWLTGLMRNPDFTCININQAADFILAEQEA; this is encoded by the coding sequence ATGAATAAAGCTGTTTTTTTAGATAAGGACGGTACACTGATACCCGACATACCTTACAATGTGGATCCGCAGCTAATCACGCTGCAGGCAGATGGCGTTGCCGGGCTGAAAAAATTACAAGACGCCGGATATCTGCTGATCATTATCTCTAATCAATCAGGTGTTGCCAGAGGTTTGTTTGAGGAAGACAAACTTAAGGCCGTTGAAAACCGGTTAACGGAGCTACTGGCGGCACACCTTATCAGCCTAAATGGTTTTTATTATTGCCCGCATCACCCCGACGGAACGTCAAGCGGCTATAATTTGGATTGCGACTGCCGCAAACCTGCACCGGGCATGTTATTAGCCGCAGCGATTGACCATAATATCGATATAAAGCAATCGTGGATGATAGGTGATATACTTAACGATGTTGAAGCCGGAAAACGGGCGGGTTGCCAGGCGATACTGATTGATAATGGCAACGAGACCGAATGGCTTACAGGCCTGATGCGAAACCCGGACTTTACCTGCATAAATATTAACCAAGCTGCTGATTTTATATTGGCCGAGCAGGAAGCATGA
- a CDS encoding glycosyltransferase has translation MEFQQKRIAFISEHASPLASLGGVDTGGQNVYVAQLARHLASMGYLVDVFTRRENALTPEVVELTQGVRVIHVTAGPAKVVIKEDILPFMDEFKDNMIAFIINQQVNYNFVHANFFMSALVAMGIKGELNIPFVVTFHALGHVRRIHQAEKDKFPVERLIIEERAVMEADQIIAECPQDMDDLINYYHAPADKISIVPCGFSSKEFYPIDKECARRIVNLPQKEFLLLQLGRMVPRKGIDNVIQALPYIRSAQKSVRLVVVGGEAEVLDEEHCPEFARLLNLCRDHGVEASVIFTGRKNRDQLKYYYSAADVFITTPWYEPFGITPLEAMACGTPVIGANVGGIKYSVADGETGWLVAPQNPPELANKVNQLINNEALLHDAGQKAIRRVNEQFTWAEVANQMQQLYSKLLPRLKKQPDLVTEESKHRAA, from the coding sequence ATGGAATTTCAGCAGAAAAGAATAGCGTTTATTAGTGAGCATGCATCACCGCTTGCATCATTAGGCGGTGTTGATACAGGCGGACAAAATGTTTACGTGGCTCAACTCGCCCGGCACCTGGCATCAATGGGTTACCTGGTTGATGTTTTTACTCGCCGGGAAAATGCCCTTACGCCCGAAGTGGTTGAATTAACCCAAGGCGTCAGAGTAATTCATGTAACCGCCGGCCCGGCGAAAGTTGTTATAAAGGAGGATATTTTACCTTTTATGGATGAGTTTAAGGACAACATGATTGCCTTTATCATCAACCAGCAGGTAAATTACAACTTTGTTCATGCAAACTTTTTTATGTCGGCATTAGTGGCTATGGGCATAAAAGGGGAATTGAACATACCTTTTGTGGTTACTTTCCACGCATTAGGCCATGTGCGCAGGATACACCAGGCGGAAAAAGACAAGTTTCCGGTTGAGCGGTTAATTATTGAAGAACGGGCAGTTATGGAGGCCGACCAGATCATAGCGGAGTGCCCGCAGGATATGGACGACCTGATAAACTACTATCATGCCCCTGCCGATAAGATCAGCATTGTGCCTTGTGGATTCAGCTCAAAGGAGTTTTATCCTATTGACAAAGAGTGTGCACGACGTATAGTGAACTTACCGCAAAAGGAATTTTTATTGCTGCAGTTAGGCCGTATGGTTCCGCGTAAAGGGATTGATAATGTAATTCAGGCGCTACCTTACATCCGCTCAGCTCAAAAATCCGTAAGGCTGGTTGTAGTAGGTGGCGAAGCAGAAGTACTCGATGAGGAACATTGCCCTGAGTTTGCGCGACTGCTTAACCTGTGCCGCGATCACGGTGTTGAAGCATCGGTAATATTTACGGGCCGCAAAAACCGCGATCAGCTAAAATACTATTACTCAGCCGCTGATGTATTTATTACTACGCCCTGGTATGAGCCGTTTGGTATTACCCCGCTCGAAGCAATGGCTTGCGGTACACCGGTAATCGGCGCCAACGTTGGCGGTATTAAATATAGCGTAGCCGATGGCGAAACAGGCTGGCTTGTTGCACCGCAAAATCCGCCGGAACTCGCCAACAAGGTTAACCAACTTATTAACAACGAAGCTTTATTGCACGATGCCGGACAGAAAGCCATCCGCAGAGTTAATGAGCAATTTACCTGGGCCGAAGTAGCCAACCAAATGCAACAGCTCTACAGCAAATTACTACCTCGCCTTAAAAAGCAACCCGATTTGGTAACTGAAGAAAGCAAGCACAGAGCCGCCTAA
- a CDS encoding glycosyltransferase family 4 protein produces MKIFTWHIHGSYLFYLSQGNYTIYIPTKPEKTEGYYGRGETFPFGDNVIEIPAEEVKQHEFDCIVYQTNNNYLVDQYEILTEKQRNLPKIYIEHDPPRKHPTDTKHVVDDPDVTLVHVTHFNKLMWDSNNTPTRVIEHGVTTSGVNYSGEIAKGIVVINNLPARGRLLGFDIFKEVQQHIPLDLVGMGTGEFGLGEVLHPQLPAFQSQYRFFFNPIRYTSLGLAICEAMMMGIPVVGLATTELSAVIENGHSGYIHTDIGYLIDKMNLLLADAEHAREIGKNGQEVARKRFNITRFANDWELLFAEVTKKHTHRNAVNNTIAYGISAEKNSVY; encoded by the coding sequence ATGAAAATATTCACGTGGCATATACACGGTAGCTACCTATTTTACCTTTCGCAGGGTAACTATACCATATATATACCTACAAAACCCGAAAAAACGGAAGGCTATTACGGCCGGGGCGAAACTTTTCCGTTTGGGGATAATGTAATTGAAATACCTGCTGAAGAAGTTAAACAGCATGAATTTGATTGCATTGTTTATCAAACAAATAATAATTATTTGGTTGACCAGTATGAAATATTGACTGAGAAACAACGGAATCTGCCTAAAATATACATTGAGCACGATCCGCCGCGCAAGCACCCCACGGATACCAAACATGTTGTAGACGATCCGGATGTGACGTTGGTTCATGTTACCCATTTCAACAAACTAATGTGGGACAGTAATAACACGCCTACCCGTGTTATAGAGCATGGGGTTACTACATCCGGTGTAAATTATTCAGGTGAAATAGCTAAAGGTATTGTAGTGATCAATAACCTGCCGGCCCGCGGCCGCCTGCTTGGCTTTGATATTTTTAAAGAGGTACAACAACATATACCGCTTGACCTGGTGGGGATGGGTACAGGCGAGTTTGGGTTAGGCGAGGTGCTGCATCCGCAACTGCCCGCTTTCCAGAGCCAATACCGCTTCTTTTTTAACCCGATACGATATACCAGCCTTGGCCTTGCTATATGTGAAGCCATGATGATGGGTATACCTGTTGTTGGATTAGCTACTACAGAGCTTTCGGCCGTAATTGAAAATGGCCATTCAGGATATATACATACCGACATTGGTTACCTGATAGATAAAATGAATTTATTACTTGCTGATGCTGAACACGCCCGCGAGATTGGTAAAAACGGACAGGAAGTTGCCCGCAAGCGCTTCAACATAACCCGTTTTGCTAACGACTGGGAATTATTATTTGCCGAGGTTACAAAAAAACACACCCACCGCAACGCGGTGAACAACACCATAGCCTATGGAATTTCAGCAGAAAAGAATAGCGTTTATTAG